The Salminus brasiliensis chromosome 14, fSalBra1.hap2, whole genome shotgun sequence genome contains the following window.
CAAATGCCTAATTTACTGCCATTGCTAGCTGTAAGTTCTGAACCAAAAAGGCCCTTTTTTGCTACAGAATTTCAGTTTCAATTTCAATTTCAGTTCATTTTACTCAGAAGCCCCGGGGCAGTTTGCTGCCCAACTTTATACTATTTGAGGTCACCGGactttcaagtcaagtcaggagGCTGTTATTGTGGTTTCAGCTCTGTACCAGTAGTGAAAtgaaatgacatttttttccagAACAAGGTGCCACATAGAATAAAATTAGAACAAAATACTGTACAAAGTACAGTACAGGaaagactgcagaaagtgcaatgtgcaagacagtacaataaatacagtaaattcaataaatacagtaaatacaataaatatgactCAGTGAATATGACTCAGTAAATATGACTTTGTACCATTGGAAGTTATTCAGTGGACTAAAATTTcaataaaaacaatggaaaattgggagtgttctaaaacttttgaccggtagtgtatatctatctatctacagtatctatgtctgtctgtctgactatctatttatctatctatctatatatatatatatatatatatacactgctcaaaaaataaagggaacacttaaacaacacaatataactccaagtaaatcaaacttctgtgaaatcaaactgtccacttaggaagcaacactgattgacaatcaatttcacatgctgttgtacaaacggaatagacaacaggtggaaattattggcaattagcaagacacactcaataaaggagtggttctgcaggtggggaccacagaccacttctcagtacctatgctttctggctgatgttttgattacttttgaatgttggtggtgctttcacactcctggtagcatgagacggactctaccacccacacaagtggctcaggtagtgcagctcatccaggatggcacatcaatgtgGAGGCTGGAGGCCCTACCAGGAGAccggccagtacaccaggagacgtggaagaggctgtaggagggcaacagcccagcagcaggaccgccacctccgcctttgtgcaaggaggaacggGAGGAGCACTgtcagagccctgcaaaatgacctccagcaggccacagatgtgcatatgcacataacccagacctgaatccgattgagcacatctgggacatcatgtctcgctccatccaccaacgtcacgttgcaccacagactgtccaggagttggcggatgcttaagtccaggtctgggaggagatcctcatcaggagcatgcccaggcgttgtagggaggtcatacaggcacgtggaggccacacacaatactgagcctcattctgacttgttttaaggacattagatcagagttggatcagcctgtagagtgtttttccactttaattttgtgtgcgactccaaatccaggcctcaaTTGGTTAATaactttgatttccattgatggtttttgtgtgattttgttgtcagtacattcaactttgtacagaacaaagtcttcaatgagaatatttcattcattcagatctaggatgtgttatttgagtgttcccttaattttttttaagcatgtatgtatgtatatgtatgtatgtgtgtgtatatatgtatgtatatatatatattagtatgtctgtctgtttacagtatctatccgtctgtctgtctgtctatttagcTATCTACagtatccatctgtctgtctgttcttcTTAGTGTCTCTGTCTGTTTAGTCATCAGTAAGTCAGTGTGTTTAGAAGCACTGCTGCATTTTAAGCAGATTCTGTAGGTAGTTGTAGTTCACCTGAAGAGCTGTAGAGGTCAGTAGCAACTGTATGCTAAGTGTTCAGCACAGGAAGAGGGACAGGAGCACTCTCTCTGAGGGCGCTGTTTGTTAAATCTGAGCCAATCCAGTGATCTCTGCACACTCCTTAGGCCTCTGTAGCATTGTGGGTATGTACTGATCATTATCTACCATCGCTGATCATTATTTATGGGATATGGTATTTTCTGTGAAGGTTAATACTATAAATAGATTAACTTACCCCTGTACCAACCGCACTAATTCTAGCTTTTAGAAATTCATGCAagattaaataaattaacattATAAAATATGATGCCACATTAAACTGAAGtcaaatatacagtaaatacataAAACCTGTTAATCATAGTGTTATTTATTGCTTTTCTATGTCTTAGCTTTTTCAATAAACCTGTGGACAAAGGACAGCTGTCTCAAATTCTCGGAGTTAGGAGAGAGGGATCATTTATACAGCACATGACCCGAGGACAGAACAGTGTTTGAGTATGTTTGCAATAATACATTTTGCATTAAAAAAGTGTGaagttgacacacacacacactcacaaatatatatataaacacttgTTGTTTGGTCAATTAATATACTTTTATTATATTCcaataataatacaaacaaaacattttctCTGTAACTCAAAATATtcaataatgttttaataaggGTGTGGTGGGAGTGTTGATGGGGTGTGCTGGGGTGTGCTGGGGTGTTGATGGGGTGTGCTGGGTTTGGTGTTAAACTCAGTCCTGTGGGAAAGTCTGCCCATTAATAAATGTGCTCTCCTGTGTTCTGCAGAATGCTTGCCCGTAAGTTAGGTCAGCAGCTGGGTCGGCCCACTCAGTCACTCGTCGGCTGGGTGTTGAGCAAATTCTTCAAAGTCCACAACCACCTGCTGGAGGAGAATGCAGTGAAGCTGAGCGAGATCCAGCCCGATGAGACGGTTCTGGAGCTGGGACACGGCCCAGGACTCGGCCTCCAGGAGGCTGTCCAGAAGCTGACCGGTTTGGCCGAGCTCACTAATATTATGTTTACCACAAACCCAAAAAACAACtgtacaatataataataataataataataataataataatattaatactgtagtGAATACAGATGAACAACTGCCTGTTTTCTGTGGTAGTGTAACGCTATCCTCTGCATCACCATAATACTGGGTGTAGTGTAGCAggtaacaccacctgcctagtgGCTGGGAAACCAAAAGAAGTCCTTTAGAAGATCACACCAGTTACCCAATCTGTACGGTGTCTCAGGGCCTCAGGGGAAGCTGCTGGGCGTGGATTATTCGGAGTACATGCACCGGATGGCCTCGGAGcgtctgcaggagcagatcgCAGCTGGGAAGGtgaagctgttcctcagtgaTGTGGCGGAGATGCCGATAGCAGACAACAGCGTGGATAAAGTGTTCCACTGTAACTGCTACTACTTCTGGCCCGACCTGAAGAGGGCAACCAAAGAGATCCACCGCGTCCTGAAACCAGGTGACGCCTTTCATAGTGAACAGGGGGCCGTTCAGAAGGTCAGGATGAAGGTtttgtagtagtaggagtagtacattcagtaattagtaataatCCAGTGTCGGTCATTTCAGTCACTTCAGCCAGAGTAACGCTTGGTTTGTTGCTGGTTATCAGGTGGGTTGATGGTGACGACCATCCGGTTGGACCGTGTCGCGTTATTTGCATCTAAGAAGGTATTTCCCAGCGAGAACTGGCGTCCAGAGGCCTACATGCAGGCTCTGGAGTCTTCTGGGTTCACAGACATCAGGATGGAGGAGAGGAAACACAAACTGATCCAGTATGAGGCGATTTTTGCCACTGCAGCCAAGTGACGACCAGTGAAGACGGAGAGTTTCAGGGCCTGCAGGTTTTATATCAGCCTGGGGAGGAGCCGAACTTCAGAATAAACACACCCCTTAATAAACTCTGTGTTTCTGGTAAATTTATGGATTTTGTAAACATGTTGTATAAAAATGTTCCTAGATCAGCACAGAAGAGTTAAACCTGCTCTACACAGCGCCCTCTGCTGTCCGTCTGTGACTGAACACCTACTCCCCCAAGACTAACCACTAACCACTCACCACTCACCGCTCTGAAGTCCTCAGGATGTGTCCTGATTAGAGTGTCCTGATTAGACAGTCTGCATCTCCTAATGCGGGACTGAAAAGTCAGTGTTAAAGGATTGAATGTGTATTCCTGTGTTCACACGCTGCACTTCCAGCTGTGGAGGTTATTAAATATGACTATACACTGTAATAGGTTTGATGCCTtttaaaccctgtatctccatttctgctgtttttcacttttctccatgaTGGGAATCCGGCAGTGGTTCCTCACATTGTTAAGAAGGGTTATTCTTTCTCCTGAAAAGTTGCtggtttggagatacaaggtttttcatGACAGTAAAAGATTGAAAAACTGTTAATAATCCACAATCAACCCGATCCATACCCCTCTACACATTTCTGCCTTACTGAAGTGCTTTTAGAACCGTTCCTTATTAGAACTGTCCGACTGCAGCACTTTTCCAAACAtgggaaataaaaatatataatatatttgcaccatattataatatttattgatGAACAATTACATCATAAACACATGGAAGCTCATTCCTGCCACTGTAaagtattaatataaataaatcagtcaTTAGTTTGAGGTCTTTTGTATTTATGTTGAGATGCTTTATGCTTTATGAAAAACGTTTCAAAAACAGCttcaaaggcaaagaaaaaacaaaatcaacagaagtttttattcatttattcagtttatttgTAGTTCTAATATATTTAGAGTGttttactcatttttttttcactttttaatccTTTACATCAAAGAaacaattatgcaaatgagGCAAAGCCATCATTTAGCGACTTCTAGCGACCTTTAGAACAGCCAATAGCTGCTGTCTTTACTGGGGCGTTGGCAGCACTGCACTGCTTTTGTggttggaggaggagcagggcTCCCCGCAGGTGCAGCTGGTGGTTCTAATGCTGCAGGTTTTAGCTGATCATTTCTTCTTTAATTCCGGGTCTTTATTATT
Protein-coding sequences here:
- the LOC140577488 gene encoding arsenite methyltransferase — encoded protein: MLARKLGQQLGRPTQSLVGWVLSKFFKVHNHLLEENAVKLSEIQPDETVLELGHGPGLGLQEAVQKLTGPQGKLLGVDYSEYMHRMASERLQEQIAAGKVKLFLSDVAEMPIADNSVDKVFHCNCYYFWPDLKRATKEIHRVLKPGGLMVTTIRLDRVALFASKKVFPSENWRPEAYMQALESSGFTDIRMEERKHKLIQYEAIFATAAK